A single region of the Streptomyces sp. NBC_00236 genome encodes:
- a CDS encoding ACT domain-containing protein, translating to MTGESDLRVLLSDLRPQLHPGRYVYATAPDGRVPDGAAPVVTVGEAEGLTLVLPEAEAVAAGLPYSYVAGWITLRVHSALEAVGLTAAVSLALTDAGISCNVVAGFHHDHLFVPYERSAEAVAVLEALASESGTG from the coding sequence GTGACCGGTGAGAGTGATCTTCGCGTCCTGCTGAGCGACCTGCGCCCGCAGCTGCACCCGGGGCGCTACGTCTACGCGACCGCGCCCGACGGACGGGTACCCGACGGTGCCGCCCCCGTCGTCACGGTCGGTGAGGCCGAAGGGCTCACGCTGGTGCTCCCCGAAGCCGAAGCCGTGGCGGCGGGGCTGCCGTACTCCTACGTGGCAGGCTGGATCACTCTCCGTGTGCACTCGGCCCTGGAGGCCGTCGGGCTGACCGCCGCCGTCTCGCTCGCCCTGACCGACGCGGGAATCAGCTGCAACGTGGTGGCCGGGTTCCACCACGACCACCTCTTCGTCCCGTACGAGCGGTCCGCCGAGGCCGTCGCCGTGCTGGAGGCCCTGGCCTCGGAGTCGGGCACGGGGTGA
- a CDS encoding DUF397 domain-containing protein → MAPRTTPQQHFDRWDKPDLDLSNARWHSGSQGIGDVQIAFVEGFIAMRNADRTGSPPLVFTPAGWRTFVVNARHGGFDPR, encoded by the coding sequence GTGGCACCCAGGACGACGCCCCAGCAGCACTTCGACCGCTGGGACAAGCCGGACCTCGACCTCAGCAACGCCCGGTGGCATTCCGGCAGTCAGGGCATCGGAGACGTCCAGATCGCCTTCGTCGAGGGATTCATCGCGATGCGCAACGCCGATCGCACCGGCAGCCCGCCGCTGGTCTTCACTCCCGCGGGATGGCGCACCTTCGTCGTGAACGCCCGGCACGGCGGGTTCGACCCGCGGTGA
- a CDS encoding thiolase domain-containing protein yields MPKEPVAVVGVGQTKHVAARHDVSLAGLVREAAVAALQDAGLTWADIDAVVIGKAPDFFEGVMMPELYLADALGAVGKPMLRVHTAGSVGGSTALVAANLVAARVHRTVLTLAFEKQSESNAMWGLSLPIPFQQPLLAGAGGFFAPHVRAYMRRTGAPDTVGSLVAYKDRRNALKNPYAHIHDADITLEKVQAAPMLWDPIRYSETCPSSDGACAMILTDRAGAERSPHPPAWVHGGAMRSEPTLFAGKDFVSPQAGKDCAADVYRQAGISDPRREIDAVEMYVPFSWYEPMWLENLGFAAEGEGWKLTEAGVTELDGDLPVNPSGGVLSTNPIGASGMIRFAEAALQVRGQAGEHQVDGARRALGHAYGGGAQFFSMWLVGAEPPTG; encoded by the coding sequence ATGCCTAAGGAGCCCGTGGCCGTCGTGGGCGTCGGCCAGACCAAACACGTCGCCGCCCGCCACGACGTCTCCCTCGCCGGTCTCGTCCGCGAAGCCGCCGTGGCCGCCCTCCAGGACGCCGGGCTGACCTGGGCGGACATCGACGCCGTCGTCATCGGCAAGGCCCCCGACTTCTTCGAGGGCGTGATGATGCCGGAGCTCTACCTCGCCGACGCCCTCGGCGCGGTCGGCAAACCGATGCTCCGGGTCCACACCGCGGGCTCGGTCGGCGGCTCGACCGCACTCGTCGCCGCGAACCTCGTCGCGGCCCGTGTGCACCGCACCGTCCTCACCCTCGCCTTCGAGAAGCAGTCGGAGTCCAACGCCATGTGGGGCCTCTCGCTCCCCATCCCGTTCCAGCAGCCCCTGCTGGCCGGCGCGGGCGGCTTCTTCGCCCCGCATGTGCGGGCCTACATGCGCCGGACCGGGGCGCCGGACACCGTCGGCTCGCTCGTCGCGTACAAGGACCGGCGCAACGCGCTGAAGAACCCGTACGCGCACATCCACGACGCGGACATCACCCTGGAGAAGGTCCAGGCGGCGCCGATGCTCTGGGACCCCATCCGCTACTCGGAGACCTGCCCGTCCTCCGACGGGGCCTGCGCGATGATCCTCACCGACCGCGCGGGCGCCGAGCGTTCACCGCACCCGCCCGCCTGGGTGCACGGCGGTGCGATGCGCAGCGAACCGACCCTTTTCGCAGGCAAGGACTTCGTCTCGCCGCAGGCCGGGAAGGACTGCGCCGCCGACGTGTACCGGCAGGCAGGCATCAGCGACCCGCGTCGCGAGATCGACGCCGTCGAGATGTACGTCCCCTTCTCCTGGTACGAACCGATGTGGCTGGAGAACCTCGGCTTCGCGGCCGAGGGCGAGGGCTGGAAGCTCACCGAGGCCGGAGTCACCGAGCTCGACGGGGACCTGCCCGTGAACCCCTCGGGCGGCGTGCTCTCCACGAATCCCATCGGCGCCTCCGGAATGATCCGCTTCGCCGAGGCCGCACTCCAGGTGCGGGGGCAGGCGGGGGAGCACCAGGTGGACGGAGCCCGCCGTGCGCTCGGCCACGCCTACGGCGGCGGGGCGCAGTTCTTCTCCATGTGGCTCGTCGGCGCCGAGCCACCCACGGGCTGA
- a CDS encoding thiolase domain-containing protein, with product MRDVAIVAFAQTDHLRRTDELSEVEMLMPVLHQVLDATGLRTSDIGFTCSGSSDYLAGRAFSFTMALDGVGAHPPISESHVEMDGAWALYEAWVKIQTGEADTALVYAYGKSSPGQVRDVLTRQLDPYYTAPLWPDSVALAALQAQALIDAGDTDETALAAVAARSRADASDNPHAQLSGPVPAGDYLVQPLRTGDCPPIGDGAAAVILAAGDTARALCARPAWIRGIDHRIEAHGLGVRELTESPSTRLAAERAGVFERPVDTAELHAPFSSQEVVLRKALGLGDEVRVNPSGGALAANPVMAAGLIRLGEAAARIHRGESDRALAHATSGPCLQQNLVAVLEGESAHA from the coding sequence ATGCGAGACGTAGCGATCGTCGCCTTCGCGCAGACCGACCATCTGCGCCGCACCGACGAACTGTCCGAAGTCGAGATGCTGATGCCCGTCCTGCACCAGGTCCTCGACGCGACGGGCCTCAGGACGAGTGACATCGGATTCACCTGCTCCGGCTCCAGCGACTACCTCGCCGGCCGCGCCTTCTCCTTCACCATGGCGCTGGACGGGGTGGGGGCGCACCCGCCGATCTCCGAGTCCCATGTCGAGATGGACGGCGCCTGGGCCCTGTACGAGGCCTGGGTGAAGATCCAGACGGGCGAGGCGGACACCGCGCTCGTCTACGCGTACGGGAAGTCCTCGCCCGGCCAGGTTCGGGACGTCCTCACCCGTCAGCTCGACCCGTACTACACCGCCCCGCTGTGGCCCGACTCCGTCGCACTCGCCGCGCTCCAGGCGCAGGCGCTGATCGACGCGGGCGACACGGACGAGACCGCGCTCGCGGCCGTCGCCGCCCGCAGCCGCGCGGACGCCTCGGACAACCCGCACGCGCAGCTCAGCGGGCCGGTCCCGGCCGGTGACTACCTCGTTCAGCCGCTGCGGACCGGCGACTGCCCGCCCATCGGCGACGGCGCCGCCGCCGTGATCCTCGCCGCGGGGGACACCGCGCGAGCCCTGTGCGCCAGGCCCGCCTGGATCCGCGGCATCGACCACCGCATCGAGGCCCACGGCCTCGGAGTGCGCGAGCTCACCGAGTCTCCGTCGACCCGGCTCGCCGCCGAACGGGCCGGGGTCTTCGAACGACCCGTCGACACCGCCGAGTTGCACGCCCCGTTCAGCTCCCAGGAAGTGGTGCTGCGCAAGGCGCTCGGCCTGGGCGACGAGGTCAGGGTCAACCCGTCCGGCGGCGCGCTGGCCGCCAATCCGGTGATGGCAGCCGGGCTGATCCGCCTCGGTGAGGCCGCCGCCCGTATCCACCGCGGCGAGTCCGACCGGGCGCTCGCCCATGCCACGTCCGGGCCCTGCCTCCAGCAGAACCTGGTCGCCGTTCTCGAAGGGGAGAGTGCTCATGCCTAA